One genomic region from Longimicrobium sp. encodes:
- a CDS encoding isochorismatase family protein: protein MAERIARVGWVVDAQNDFLLPPEESGRLYVHDLFDGGRDPGARLCVPALTRAVRWMEEHCDVMVYTGDWHAYGDAEIDTVAPDARKGTYPPHCMGLSPDPGERLGAEVIEPIRPADPLVLDRGATEADAREVARRAVEERRPVFIRKDRFDVFEGNPATDALLRELRHRLGAPLEIYVAGVARDVCVKQAVEGMLAPVRRYAVTVITDATWGLGLEDEAVSLERWSGAGAALITTRGLELRSQEPRAAA from the coding sequence ATGGCCGAGCGGATCGCGCGGGTCGGGTGGGTGGTGGACGCGCAGAACGACTTCCTGCTCCCCCCGGAGGAGAGCGGGCGCCTCTACGTGCACGACCTGTTCGACGGCGGCAGGGACCCCGGCGCGCGCCTCTGCGTGCCGGCGCTGACGCGGGCGGTGCGGTGGATGGAGGAGCACTGCGACGTGATGGTCTACACGGGCGACTGGCACGCCTACGGCGACGCCGAGATCGACACCGTGGCGCCGGACGCGCGGAAGGGGACCTACCCGCCGCACTGCATGGGGCTCTCGCCCGATCCCGGGGAGCGGCTGGGAGCCGAGGTCATCGAGCCGATCCGCCCCGCCGACCCGCTGGTGCTCGACCGCGGCGCCACCGAGGCCGACGCGCGCGAGGTCGCCCGCCGCGCGGTGGAGGAGCGGCGGCCGGTCTTCATCCGCAAGGACCGTTTCGACGTCTTCGAGGGCAACCCCGCCACCGACGCGCTCCTGCGCGAGCTGCGCCATCGCCTCGGCGCGCCGCTGGAGATCTACGTGGCGGGCGTGGCGCGCGACGTGTGCGTGAAGCAGGCGGTGGAGGGGATGCTCGCCCCCGTGCGCCGCTACGCGGTGACGGTGATCACCGACGCCACCTGGGGCCTGGGGCTGGAGGACGAAGCCGTGAGCCTGGAGCGCTGGAGCGGCGCCGGCGCCGCGCTCATCACCACGCGCGGGCTGGAGCTGCGGAGCCAGGAGCCCCGGGCCGCGGCGTAG
- a CDS encoding O-acetyl-ADP-ribose deacetylase, whose translation MTTPLAARLEVVQGDITRLDVDGIVNAANTSLLGGGGVDGAIHRAAGPGLLEECRGLGGCRTGEAKLTGGYRLPARWVIHTVGPVWQGGEKGEDELLASAYRSSLKLAAGKEMRTVAFPSISTGAYRFPLARATRIAVREAADFLARNPYPQKVIFCTFGEEAYREYLTAVQEAV comes from the coding sequence ATGACCACGCCACTCGCCGCGCGCCTGGAAGTCGTCCAGGGCGACATCACCCGGCTCGACGTCGACGGCATCGTCAACGCGGCGAACACCTCGCTGCTGGGGGGCGGGGGAGTGGACGGGGCGATCCACCGCGCGGCCGGGCCGGGGCTGCTGGAGGAGTGCCGGGGGCTCGGCGGCTGCCGCACCGGCGAGGCGAAGCTCACCGGCGGCTACCGGCTCCCCGCGCGGTGGGTGATCCATACCGTCGGGCCGGTATGGCAGGGTGGTGAAAAGGGAGAAGACGAGCTGCTCGCGTCCGCGTACCGCAGCTCGCTCAAGCTCGCCGCCGGCAAGGAGATGCGCACCGTCGCGTTCCCGTCGATCAGCACCGGTGCATACCGCTTTCCGCTGGCGCGCGCCACGCGCATTGCGGTGCGTGAAGCGGCGGACTTTCTGGCCCGAAACCCCTATCCCCAGAAGGTGATCTTCTGCACGTTCGGAGAGGAGGCATACAGAGAATACTTGACGGCGGTGCAAGAGGCGGTTTAA